A single window of Trachemys scripta elegans isolate TJP31775 chromosome 18, CAS_Tse_1.0, whole genome shotgun sequence DNA harbors:
- the CLUH gene encoding clustered mitochondria protein homolog isoform X4: MALMNGDGSYEHLKEESRQNSHEEVDPGDDANDQEVIVIQDTGFTVKIYAPGIEPFSLQVSPQEMVQEIHQVLMDREDTCHRTCFSLQLDGNVLDNFAELKTIEGLQEGSVLKVVEEPYTVREARIHVRHIRDLLKSLDPSDAFNGVDCNSLSFLSVFTEGDLGDSGKRKKKGTEMEQIDCTPPEHILPGGKERPLCALQPQNRDWKPLQCLKVLTMSGWNPPPGNRKMHGDLMYLYIITVEDRHVSITASTRGFYLNQSTAYNFNPKPANPSFLSHSLVELLNQISPTFKRNFSALQKKRVQRHPFERIATPFQVYSWTAPQAEHAMDCVRAEDAYTSRLGYEEHIPGQTRDWNEELQTTRELPRKNLPERLLRERAIFKVHSDFTAAATRGAMAVIDGNVMAINPSEETKMQMFIWNNIFFSLGFDVRDHYKDFGGDVAAYVAPTNDLNGVRTYNAVDVEGLYTLGTVVVDYRGYRVTAQSIIPGILEREQEQSVIYGSIDFGKTVVSHPKYLELLEKTSRPLKIQKHKVLNDKNEEVELCSSVECKGIIGNDGRHYILDLLRTFPPDLNFLPVEGEEMPEECKKMGFPKQHKHKLCCLRQELVDAFVEHRYLLFMKLAALQLMQQKANKQENSGLLENGVSTENGTGGSEKSESDDGKIEENVTGLDQVKDLAETIASDDGTVDPKSREVIQNACKAVGSISDTSFDIRFNPDIFSPGVRFPESSKEEMQDQKQLLKDAAAFLLSCQIPGLVKDCLDHTVLPMDGTTLAEAMHQRGINMRYLGKVVDFIAKTPARPQLDHIYKIGISELITRSAKHIFKTYLQGVELSGLSAAISHFLNCFLSSFLNPVAHLPADELVSKKKNKKRKNRNLGNADNTAWASMTPQELWKNICSEAKNYFDFHLECENVDQAAEVCNLQKITLLREISLKTGIQILLKEYNFDNRHKPTFTEEDILNIFPVVKHVNPKASDAFHFFQSGQAKVQQGFLKEGCELINEALNLFNNVYGAMHVEICACLRLLARLNYIMGDYSEALSNQQKAVLMSERVLGIEHPNTIQEYMHLALYCFANSQLSTALNLLYRARYLMLLVFGEDHPEMALLDNNIGLVLHGVMEYDLSLRFLENALAINSKYHGSKSLKVALSHHLVARVYESKAEFRSALQHEKEGYTIYKNQLGEHHEKTKESSEYLKYLTQQAVALQRTMNEIYKNGSNANIMPLKFTAPSMASVLEQLNVINGILFIPLSQKDLENLKAEVQRRQQLQEAVKSSEQLEAEDAVSEEREAELSMPSAEVPPAQSSA, encoded by the exons gtcTCTCCCCAAGAGATGGTGCAGGAGATCCACCAAGTGCTGATGGACAGAGAGGACACCTGCCACCGAACCTGCTTCTCTCTGCAGCTGGATGGGAACGTCCTGGATAACTTTGCGGAGCTGAAAACCATTgaagggctgcaggaggggtcgGTGCTGAAAGTGGTTGAAG AGCCCTACACGGTACGGGAAGCCAGGATACACGTGCGTCACATTCGGGACCTTCTAAAGAGCCTTGACCCGTCCGATGCTTTCAATGGCGTGGACTGCAATTCGCTGTCATTCCTGAGCGTCTTCACAGAAGGAGACCTAGGAG ACAGTGGGAAACGGAAGAAGAAAGGTACTGAAATGGAACAAATTGACTGCACCCCTCCTGAACATATCCTGCCAGGTGGCAAAGAGAGACCCCTCTGtgccctccagccccagaacagaGACTGGAAG CCTTTGCAGTGCCTAAAAGTCTTGACCATGAGCGGCTGGAACCCCCCACCTGGCAACCGGAAAATGCACGGAGACCTCATGTATCTGTACATCATCACTGTGGAGGATCGACATGTTAGTATCACTGCGTCCACCAGAGGATTTTACCTGAATCA GTCGACAGCATATAACTTTAATCCTAAACCTGCCAATCCGAGTTTTCTCAGTCATTCCCTGGTGGAACTTCTTAACCAGATCAGCCCGACCTTCAAAAGAAATTTCTCAGCTCTGCAGAAGAAACG GGTTCAGAGGCATCCCTTTGAAAGGATAGCCACCCCCTTCCAGGTATACAGTTGGACGGCGCCGCAGGCAGAGCACGCCATGGACTGCGTGAGGGCGGAAGATGCTTATACTTCAAGGCTGGGCTATGAAGAGCACATACCTGGACAG ACCAGAGACTGGAACGAGGAGTTGCAAACCACACGAGAGCTACCCCGCAAGAATCTGCCAGAGAGGCTGCTGAGAGAACGAGCCATTTTCAAG GTCCACAGCGACTTCACGGCGGCCGCTACCAGAGGAGCCATGGCCGTCATCGACGGCAACGTCATGGCCATCAATCCCAGCGAGGAGACCAAGATGCAGATGTTCATCTGGAACAACATTTTCTTCAGCCTGGGCTTCGACGTCCGCGACCACTACAAGGACTTCGGGGGGGACGTCGCCGCCTACGTGGCGCCCACCAACGACCTCAACGGGGTGCGGACCTATAACGCGGTGGACGTTGAGGGGCTGTACACGTTGGGGACCGTGGTGGTGGATTACCGGGGTTACCGGGTCACGGCACAGTCCATCATTCCAGGGATCTTGGAACGAGAGCAGGAGCAGAGCGTCATCTACGGGTCGATAGACTTCGGCAAGACGGTCGTCTCTCACCCCAAGTACCTGGAGCTGCTGGAGAAGACCAGCCGGCCCCTCAAGATCCAGAAGCACAAAGTACTGAATGACAAGAACGAGGAGGTAGAGCTGTGCTCCTCCGTGGAGTGCAAAGGCATCATTGGCAACGATGGACGCCACTATATCCTTGACCTGCTCCGCACCTTCCCCCCCGACCTGAACTTTTTGCCCGTCGAAGGGGAGGAGATGCCGGAAGAATGTAAGAAAATGGGATTTCCCAAGCAGCACAAGCACAAGCTTTGCTGTCTCAGGCAGGAACTGGTGGACGCCTTTGTAGAGCACAG ATATCTCTTGTTCATGAAACTAGCTGCTCTGCAGCTGATGCAGCAGAAGGCCAACAAGCAGGAGAACTCGGGCTTGCTGGAAAATGGGGTCTCCACAGAGAATGGAACAGGGGGAAGCGAGAAATCGGAATCCGATGATGGTAAAATAGAGGAGAACGTGACTGGATTAGATCAGGTTAAAGACCTGGCAGAGACCATTGCATCTGATGACGGAACAG TGGATCCCAAAAGCAGAGAGGTGATTCAAAATGCCTGCAAAGCCGTGGGCTCCATCAGCGACACGTCCTTTGACATTCGGTTTAACCCAGATATCTTCTCACCAG GTGTTCGTTTCCCTGAGTCCAGCAAAGAGGAAATGCAGGATCAGAAGCAGTTATTAAAGGATGCCGCTGCTTTCTTACTGTCATGCCAAATCCCAGGCTTG GTGAAAGACTGCCTTGACCACACCGTGCTCCCGATGGACGGCACCACGTTAGCAGAGGCCATGCACCAGAGGGGCATCAACATGCGCTACCTAGGCAAAGTCGTCGACTTCATCGCCAAGACCCCCGCCCGCCCACAGCTGGATCACATCTAC AAAATTGGAATCAGCGAATTGATCACTCGATCAGCCAAACACATCTTCAAGACATACCTTCAG GGCGTGGAGTTGTCTGGCTTATCGGCAGCCATCAGTCACTTCCTCAATTGCTTCCTAAGCTCCTTCCTGAATCCAGTTGCCCATCTCCCTGCTGATGAGCTGGTCTCTAAGAAGAagaataagaaaaggaaaaacaggaacCTTGGAAATGCTGATAACACTGCCTGGGCCAGCATGACCCCTCAGGAGCTTTGGAAGAATATTTGTTCTGAGGCAAAGAACTACTTTGATTTTCATCTTGAATG TGAGAATGTTGACCAAGCAGCGGAGGTGTGTAACCTCCAGAAAATCACCCTCCTTCGTGAGATCTCCCTCAAAACTGGAATCCAG ATCCTGTTGAAAGAGTATAACTTTGATAACCGGCACAAACCCACCTTCACAGAGGAGGATATTCTCAACATCTTCCCAGTCGTGAAGCACGTAAACCCCAAAGCTTCGGATGCTTTCCACTTCTTCCAGAGCGGGCAAGCAAAGGTCCAGCAAG GTTTCTTGAAGGAGGGCTGTGAGCTCATCAATGAAGCCTTAAACTTGTTTAACAATGTGTACGGTGCTATGCACGTGGAAATCTGTGCCTGCCTTCGGCTGCTGGCTCGCCTCAACTATATCATGGGAGACTACTCAGAG GCCTTAAGTAATCAACAGAAAGCGGTGCTAATGAGTGAGAGGGTCCTGGGCATTGAGCATCCCAACACAATCCAAGAATAC ATGCACCTTGCTTTGTATTGCTTTGCCAACAGCCAACTCTCCACAGCATTAAACTTACTATACCGCGCACGCTACCTCATGCTGTTGGTATTTGGAGAAGACCACCCAGAAATGGCACTCTTAGAT AACAACATTGGTTTGGTGCTTCACGGGGTTATGGAATACGACCTGTCCCTCCGATTCCTGGAGAATGCTCTGGCGATCAACTCCAAGTATCACGGCTCCAAGTCTCTGAAGGTTGCACTGAG CCATCACTTGGTAGCCCGAGTGTACGAGAGTAAAGCAGAATTCCGATCAGCTCTACAGCATGAAAAGGAAGGCTACACAATCTACAAAAATCAG CTTGGAGAACACCACGAAAAGACCAAAGAAAGCTCTGAGTACTTGAAATATCTGACTCAGCAGGCAGTAGCTCTTCAACGCACAATGAATGAGATCTACAAGAATGGATCCAATGCTAACATTATGCCACTTAAG TTCACCGCTCCCAGTATGGCGAGCGTGCTGGAGCAGCTCAACGTTATCAATGGAATTCTCTTCATTCCACTCAG cCAAAAGGACTTGGAGAACCTTAAAGCAGAGGTGCAGCGACGCCAGCAGCTCCAAGAGGCCGTGAAGAGCAGCGAACAGCTGGAAGCAGAAGACGCCGTCTCCGAGGAGAGAGAGGCTGAGCTGAGCATGCCTTCTGCTGAGGTCCCCccagcacagagctctgcttAA